From Azospirillum brasilense:
GCGCGTCGATCCAGCTGGGAGCCGCCAGCCGGATCATCCGTCTCCGCCCGAACACGGTCACCGAGCAGGTCATCACCTTCACCAGGCCGGGCGAGTACCTCGTGTACTGCACCGTCTACTGCGGCCAGGCGCACGACGCCATGCAGGGCCGCATCGTCGTCGCGTGACCCGGGGAGGACCCACCATGGATACCATCTCAACGAACGTCGCCCCGGTCGGCTCCAAGCCCACCCTGGCGGCGCGCATCAAAGCCCTGCCGACGCCCGACAAGGCGCTCCTCAAACTGCTGTTCGGTGCCGCCCTGCTGGCGCTGGTGCTGGGCTTGATCGGAGGCTTTGTGACCGCACTGGCCCGTGCCGGTGCGCTGACCTTCTTCCCGGACGACGCCTACCGCCTGCTCACCCTGCACGGCGTGTCGGTGTTCTTCTACTGGCTGTACCTGATCCAAGCGGCCCTCCTGCTCGTGCTCGCCGCTGCCGAGAACGGACGCGGGCTGGCGTTGCGCCCGTTCGCCTGGTTGGGTGCTGCGCTGATGCTGGCGGGCTTCGGTGTCAGCGAATGGATCTCCTACACCGGCACGCCGCTGCTGTATGACGGCAACCCCGAGCTCGCCGCGGACGATCCGCGCTCGGTCGGGTTTTTCGCGCTGGGCTACCTGCTGCTCTCCGGCGGCCTGGTCGCCTCGGCGGTCAGCGGCATCGCGACGGTGCTCCAGCCCCGGCTGCGTGGCGAGGCGGATGCATTCACCTCCATTGGCTTCGCGCTGTTCGCCTGGGCGGGGTTCCTGGTGGTCAGCGCCATCGCGGCGACGAACGCCTTCCTGCCGGGCGTGCTGTGGGCGCTCGGCGCCGGGCCGTTCCCGGCGGATCACGGGACGGAGTGGCACATCCTGTTCCACAACCTGCACTACCTGCCGCTGATGGCGACGGTGCTGGTGTGGTACGTGCTGACCGAGCACCTGACGGGGGTGAAGTCCATCCACGGCGCGCGCATGTCGAAGATCGTCTTCGCCGCCTATCTGGTCTTCGTGCCGCCGACCAGCCTCTACCACATGTTCCTGGAACCGAACCTGTCCGAAGGCGTGCGGGTCGTCGGCTCGCTGCTGTCGCTGTTCGTCTCGGTCCCGACGCTGGCAGCCTTCGCCATCATCGTCTCCTCGCTGGAGGCCAGCGCCCGGGCGCGCGGCGCCACGGGCTTCTTCGGCTGGATGCGCGGGCTGCCGTGGGACAACCCGGCCATGACGAACATGGGCTGGGCGGTGGTGAACATGATGGTCGGCATCACCTTCGCCTTCGTCCTGATCCAGGGCGAACTGGCGCCGATGCTGTCGGACACCTTCTTCGTGCCCGGCTACTTCCACTTCTTCGCGGTCGGCGTGCTGACCCAGACCTTCCTGGCCGCCATGATGGTGATGCTCCCGGCGTTGAGCGGCGGCGGCCTGTGGCGCCCGGCGGTGCTGAGGCGCATGCCTCTGCTGGTGACGATCGGTCTGGTCATCTTCGGCGCCGCGGGCATCACGGCCGGGTTCATGGGCGTGCCGCGCCGGGTGTTCGACGTGAGCTACGGCGGCATGGCCCCCGCGGCGTGGCCGGTGCTGATGGCCCTGGTCGGCGTCGGCGCCACGGTCTTCGCCGTGGCCATCTCGGTCACCGTCTACGGCGTCGTGCGCACGCTGCTGTCGCGGCGCGCGACGGCTGAACAGGTTCGCGTGGTCGATTGGCAGGCCGGGGCGCGCGGCGTCGGCGCTGCGCCCGCGTGGACCGGGCTGGTGTCGGTCGCCGCGCTGGTCGCCGCCATGTATTTCTTCACCATCGTCGCGTTCCAGCTAATCCAATCCCTGCCGATCATCGCCATCGGCGGCGGGCATGGGCACTGAGCGCGGGAGAAAAGCCATGAAGAACGCCGAACTCTGGCTGACCCTGGCCATCGTCACGGTGTGGGCGGGGTTGGCCGCCGTCTACGCCTTCGTCCCCAGCCTCGGGATGCCCGGCTACGTCCGGGTCTGGGGCGGCGGCGCCATCGTGTTTCTGGTGCTCGCCGGGATGCTGTTCGCTGTCGGCCGTAAGGCGCGTAGGGGCTGAGCCGCTGCGCACGACGCCGCGGGGGTGAGGGCATTGCTCAGCCCCCGTGGCGCCCGATGTCACTTCTTGATGCCGAGGAGGTTCTCGGCCTGGGCGAGCGTTGCCTCCGACTCGGCATGCTTCCCCTGCTTGTGGAGCGCCTCGCCGTCGGCGCGGAGCTTTTTGACCTCGGCCAACTTCGCGGCGTCCAGCTTCGGATTGGCCGCGAGCGCCTGGTCGATGGCGGCCATGTGCCTGGGGCAACTGTTGGCGAGCGCCGGGCCGGTGAGGGCGACGGCGAAGATGGTGGCCAAGGCGATGTTCCTCAACATGCTTCTCCTCCCGTTTTGCGGCACGCGAGAGCGCGGGCCGTTTGATGGACGTCGGAACAGTGCCGGGTATTACAGCACCCGCGACCGCGGTTAACGACTGGGCAACAGTATAAAGGCATCCAGGATGGCATTCCGCCGTTGTCCACTCCCAGGAGGGTGCCTTGAAGCTGGTTCGCGACGCGAGGACATTGAAGCTGAAGGCAATCGCCTCGCTTCGAACTGCCATGACGGGATTCAACTCCTTCGGTGAGGATGGCCGCGTCACCACGGTCCTCCTCCACCTTCAGCATGCGTCCGAGATGCTTTTGAAGGCGACCCTCGTGCAGAAAAGGGTGCAGGTCTTCGACCGGGAGAAACAGTTCTCCTTGGGCTTCGAAAAGTGTGTCAACTTGGCGAAGATGCACTGCGGAGTCACCGAGGACGAGGCGGGCATCTTCAAGGCGGTGGACGCCATGCGGGACGCGGCCCAGCACTGGTTCGTCTACGTCTCGGAGGACATCCTTTACCTGCATACCCGCGCACTGGTGACCGCCTTCGACTCAGTCCTCAAGCGGTCGCTCGACGACGACCTGTCGTCGCACCTGCCGACCCGTGTCCTGCCAGTCTCCACGATGCCTGCGGGGGACTTCGACTTCCTGATCGACCGCGAGTACAAGCTGGTCGCGGAACTCCTGGCCCCCGGGCGCCGCGCCCAGGATGAAGCGCGGGGGCGCGTCAGGGCCATGCTTGCGATGGAGTCCCATGTCGCTGACGACGTCGAGATCTCCGAACGGGACATCGAGCGTGTGGTGAAGGCGATCAAGGGCGGAAAGTCCGTTGCCGACGTCTTCCCCCGCCTCATGGCCCTGAGGGCAACCGCGACCGGCGCCGGGCCGACCGTCAAGATCAAAATCGAGAAGAAGGTCGGAGCGCCGGTGAGGCTGATCGCGAGCGACGATCCGGCAGAGGCCGGGGCCGTCCGCGAGGTCGACCTTCGCAAGCGATTCCACATGAGCGCCACGGACTTGGCGGCGAAGAGCGGGCTGACGCCGCCGAAGGCCAACGCGGTCCGGCAAGGGTGCGGGATCGACGGCGATGCTCAGTGCTGCCGCGTTTTCCAGCACGGCAGCATGAAGTTCCCGTCCTACTCGGACCACGCCCTGACAAAGATGAAGAAAGCGGTCGACGACCACGGGATCGACGCGATTTGGGCCGCGCACAAGGGGAAAGCCGCCAAACCGGTGCCCGAAGTGCGCGCGGCGTAGGGTCGGGTCCGGACCAATCGCGTCGATCGTCCAACCGCTGTTCCTCGACCTCTCACAGATTGGTTGGCCGGTTGATCCGACCGAGGTCCGCCGCATCGGCCGCCATGCGCCTCACGCACCAGCGGGCGTAGATCCTGGCGAACAGGACGCCAAGGATGCCCCCGTCCGGCGATGCGGGGCGAGAGAAGTCGATGAACACGCGCAGCGCCGAACCGTCCCCCTTGGGTTCAATCTCGAAGCCCATGCGGTACGGACCGATGACCAGAAGCCGGGGGCGCCCCATGGTCTCCCACACCTTGCGCCGCGGCGGATCGCGTTCGGTGACGACCTCGTCGACGCCCAGGGAGATGTCGAGGAAACGGCCGCTCATGCGGATGACCGATCCGACAGCACGCCCCTTGTCCTCGTCGAAGGCGTAGGTCATGCGCCCGCCCAGCGTCATCATGGAAGGCTTCTCCATGTGTGCGGCAAGCCGTGTGTGGTCGTCCAGGCGTTCGAAAAGCTGCTCTGGCGCCATGGCCACCTCGACGGTCGCGGATTCGTGGAACGGGTAAGCCATATCCGCCTGCTGCGGAAGCCATCGTTCTCGGGGACGAAACGGTCCGGCAAGGGCACCCTCGGGGCCCCTGCCTCTTCAACAAGCCGCCGTGGCGCGTGTCCCGCCCAGCGCCGCTCAGACGGGCGTCCGCGAGATGGCATGGATGGCTTTCATGCCGCTTCCGAACCGGGCGATGGACTCCCTGTGCGACTCCAGTTCCCCGTACGGCAGGTAGCGGACCTTGAGATCGGCAACGCGCGAGAAAGCCGGTCGGGCCAGCTGCGTGCGGACCTCCTCCTCGCGGCCGTTCGGCGCCACCATGAACAGGCCCTCCAGTGCGTGCGCGTCGCCGCCGAGCGCGAGGTCGAGCATGCGGACGATGCCCGAGTAGATCGAGGTGGAGTGCTCGACTTCGAAGGCGGCGGCGACGTGCGCCTTGCCGCGGTCGAGCCACAGCACGTCGATCAATCGGACGGCGTCGGCGCCCGGCGCCTTCTCGATCGCTTCCGGCAGGCGCTTCAAGGCAGCCCTCGCCGAGCTTACCGCCGTCGTAAGGACGCCCACGGTCGTTCGACGTGATCCAGACGTCGTAGTCCAATGCCCTGCCGAGGTCGCGAAGCCAGCCCTGGATCTCGGTGTGCGTGCGGTCGCCCTCGCGCTCGGCGGCGGATATTCTTGACGCGGTGGTTGCAAACAGGATGCGCATGTCAGGACAAAAAAGAGCGACCTGGCGGGCCCCCGATTACCTTCGAAAAAATGAGGGGGTTGCGCCTAGTCCCGGATGAACCTGAGGAAGGCAGGAGTCTATCCCTCCTGACGGCTCTAGGGTTTGCTTTGTTTGCAGAAAAACGAGGGTGTCCCCTCGTGCTCCCCTTACGCTCGCGGCGAGTCGGATCAAAGATCCGACTCGCCGCGAGCGTCTAATGTAAACATTTTCATGCCGGACCGGCATTAAACTTTACGAATACGATCACGCTGTGGGTGGGAGCGCCAAGACATCATTGAAATTCAAATTCTTATAAAAAGTTCACAATCTTTGGGTATGCATAACCATTCTGAGCACCCGAATGATCGTGAGGGAGGGGGCTTTACCCCTTCCGTCCGTTACCGGCCGCTGGCTTGTCTTCGTGTAACCTGCGCAGGCCGGGCTTGACGGAGGATGCCCGCCAACCGAGATTCCACGGCGAGCGTCCGTCGTGATCCAGGAGCAGCCATGGCCTCCCAGCGCCGTCATTTCCTGCGTGCCCTTGCCGCCGTCGCGATCGGTGGTGGCGCCACGACCCTGTCCGGTCCCGCCGCGGCGTTCCGCGTGATTCCGAACGACGATCTGAAGGGCGTGATGGACGAGGGCTGCGGCGCCACCGCCTATCATCGCCGGATGATCGACGAGGCGGTTCAGGCGGCCGGCGTCTCGCTGACGGAGGAGCAGCGCAACACGCTCCTTTCCCAGATGTCCTGTCCGACCTGCCGTTGCCCGCTCAACCAGATCGACAATCCCGCGGCCGGCCTGCGCTTCTGAGGGGCCTTCGGAGCTCTTCACGACGCCGGGCGCGCCCGGCAACCAAGTCCTTCAGCCCGCGCGGGATGCGCGTGCGGTCGCCCCAGCGCACGACGATCCCGGCGGCGCGGCATTCCGCCGCCAACTCCCGGCCATTCTCGTAGCGGTGCTGGTCAAGCAGCGGCCAGCCGTCCAATCCGCGGTAATCGAATGGGCGCCCGTCGAGGAAGTCCCGGAACCCGTCGAAGAATCGTGGATGCAGGACTACCGGCTTCGCCTCCCGCCAGGAGCGCGCCCCGTAGAAGCGGTTGTTGGTCACCCCGCTCATTGAAGCGATCCCGGACTGGCGCCCGGAGGGGTGTCCAGAACGGCCCGGCCCAACCGGTCGAGCAGAGCCGCCGTCGCGCTTGGGCCATGCAGGGCGGCGAGCCGGTCCACCGATTCGACCATCATCGCCCAGGCGACCAACCGGTCGGGCACGCCCTCGGGCCGTCTTTCGGCCCACAACGAGCGCACCAAGTCCAGCGCCGCTTCGAAGCCCGCCGGAACGCCCGGCGCATCCACATCCTCGATCATCATCCCCCCATTGCCGCATGTTGCCAAACAGCTCCGGGT
This genomic window contains:
- a CDS encoding SRPBCC family protein — encoded protein: MAYPFHESATVEVAMAPEQLFERLDDHTRLAAHMEKPSMMTLGGRMTYAFDEDKGRAVGSVIRMSGRFLDISLGVDEVVTERDPPRRKVWETMGRPRLLVIGPYRMGFEIEPKGDGSALRVFIDFSRPASPDGGILGVLFARIYARWCVRRMAADAADLGRINRPTNL
- a CDS encoding cbb3-type cytochrome c oxidase subunit I, producing the protein MDTISTNVAPVGSKPTLAARIKALPTPDKALLKLLFGAALLALVLGLIGGFVTALARAGALTFFPDDAYRLLTLHGVSVFFYWLYLIQAALLLVLAAAENGRGLALRPFAWLGAALMLAGFGVSEWISYTGTPLLYDGNPELAADDPRSVGFFALGYLLLSGGLVASAVSGIATVLQPRLRGEADAFTSIGFALFAWAGFLVVSAIAATNAFLPGVLWALGAGPFPADHGTEWHILFHNLHYLPLMATVLVWYVLTEHLTGVKSIHGARMSKIVFAAYLVFVPPTSLYHMFLEPNLSEGVRVVGSLLSLFVSVPTLAAFAIIVSSLEASARARGATGFFGWMRGLPWDNPAMTNMGWAVVNMMVGITFAFVLIQGELAPMLSDTFFVPGYFHFFAVGVLTQTFLAAMMVMLPALSGGGLWRPAVLRRMPLLVTIGLVIFGAAGITAGFMGVPRRVFDVSYGGMAPAAWPVLMALVGVGATVFAVAISVTVYGVVRTLLSRRATAEQVRVVDWQAGARGVGAAPAWTGLVSVAALVAAMYFFTIVAFQLIQSLPIIAIGGGHGH